Proteins from a genomic interval of Zingiber officinale cultivar Zhangliang chromosome 1B, Zo_v1.1, whole genome shotgun sequence:
- the LOC121975836 gene encoding lon protease 2-like — protein sequence MALLPHHFPSATLHRHRHRHHPQSPSPIPSPLKSSPFLLSKSTLPSSKPFYRAKAQALAARASSFSSSDRPVSSDLVELPLFPLPLVLYPGAVLPLQIFEFRYRVMMHTLLQTDLRFGVVFSDGGSVANVGCVGEVVKHERLVDDRFFLICKGQERFRVSRVLRSKPYLVAEVAWLEDRPPPRMAEGEDLDALASEVENYMRDVIRISNRLNGKPEKEGTMDLRRSLFPTPFSFFVGSTFEGAPREQQALLELEDTGARLRRERDTLRNTLNYLTAASAVNDAFSPSNSS from the coding sequence ATGGCGCTCCTCCCTCATCATTTCCCCTCCGCCACCCTCCACCGCCACCGCCACCGCCACCATCCCCAGTCGCCCTCTCCCATTCCCAGTCCTTTAAAAAGTTCACCCTTTCTTCTGTCCAAATCTACTTTGCCCAGTTCCAAGCCGTTCTACCGAGCCAAAGCCCAAGCTTTAGCCGCCCGCGCCTCCTCCTTCTCGTCCTCCGACCGCCCCGTCTCTAGCGACCTCGTGGAGCTTCCTCTCTTCCCCCTTCCGCTCGTCCTCTATCCAGGCGCCGTTCTCCCCCTCCAGATCTTCGAGTTCCGCTACCGCGTCATGATGCACACCCTGCTTCAGACGGACCTTCGATTCGGCGTCGTCTTCTCCGACGGGGGATCAGTTGCTAACGTTGGCTGCGTCGGCGAAGTCGTCAAGCACGAACGCCTCGTAGACGACCGGTTCTTCCTCATTTGCAAGGGCCAGGAACGCTTCCGCGTCTCCCGCGTCCTTCGCTCCAAGCCCTACCTTGTTGCGGAGGTCGCCTGGCTCGAGGACCGGCCACCGCCGCGTATGGCTGAGGGCGAGGACCTCGATGCCCTTGCTTCTGAAGTGGAGAACTACATGCGCGACGTCATCCGCATATCCAACCGCCTCAACGGCAAGCCCGAGAAAGAGGGCACGATGGACCTGAGGCGCAGTCTATTTCCCACACCATTCTCTTTCTTCGTGGGAAGCACCTTCGAAGGAGCGCCGAGGGAGCAGCAGGCGCTGCTCGAGCTTGAGGACACCGGCGCCAGACTTCGCAGGGAGCGCGACACGCTCCGGAACACCCTTAATTACTTAACCGCTGCGTCAGCAGTCAACGATGCCTTTTCACCCTCAAACTCTTCTTGA